Proteins encoded in a region of the Streptomyces sp. NBC_00258 genome:
- a CDS encoding SCO4402 family protein, protein MTVQGSENSSRRGRRSSTMGGMPLNDMPWWRWRSNVRSALHMLSDTEFQRGVWLAGVDGYGDVTDAVYRLVEDTWLDNWSAEKYVGTIFRDSQEAALVDSAVLRVLRIMHQVGPDAAVSVYLEHQGWPEAVRAARDAHVRMAASDGEDPDVPPRTLEILRIMTRSA, encoded by the coding sequence GTGACCGTGCAAGGTTCGGAGAACTCTTCCCGTCGCGGGCGTCGCTCATCCACCATGGGCGGCATGCCACTGAACGACATGCCGTGGTGGCGCTGGCGCAGCAATGTGCGCTCCGCGCTGCACATGCTTTCCGACACCGAGTTCCAGCGAGGGGTCTGGCTCGCGGGGGTCGACGGGTACGGGGATGTTACCGACGCCGTCTATCGCCTCGTCGAGGACACCTGGCTGGACAACTGGTCCGCCGAGAAATACGTGGGGACGATCTTCCGGGACTCGCAGGAGGCGGCGCTCGTCGATTCCGCCGTGCTTCGGGTGCTGCGGATCATGCATCAGGTGGGGCCTGATGCCGCTGTCTCCGTCTATCTCGAACATCAAGGGTGGCCGGAGGCCGTGCGGGCCGCCCGGGATGCGCACGTTCGGATGGCGGCGAGCGACGGGGAGGATCCCGATGTGCCGCCTCGGACGCTTGAGATTCTGCGGATCATGACTCGGTCGGCTTGA
- a CDS encoding zf-HC2 domain-containing protein has protein sequence MRGIEAHDSYGEQPDPEDHNGRAGPHKDTPPPENGPGGPSGPEPPEPSTSRAPDEPPRIPMPRSSVEDTGLPLPEPAPAPLFLEHRVLKALLGAWALAACSPEEAAAVEDHLGTCGACADEALRLRDAVGLLHPPESLDLDPTLRTRVLESCLDRRPPRIPVPEWATPYDAETARLDALLQDIGDAEWHAPVRLRWFEGDEQTSRRTTVAGVIAHLLTVDGLVALTLGLDDPLEAPAETPTPAARTEAFWTTSHFPPTRSVRAPWREQAHNLVRTVAFAGGGSGRLPVSYGAFELPLRDSMLDRAFETWVHAGDIAEAVDYPYEPPSPRHLHAMIDLGARMLPTALAARRQAGLAAPGQTRHLVPAGTPGRSLRLEIEGVGGGEWLIPLDSPAALPSPDHEVAHIALDGVEFCQLAAGHVPPEEAAAGQLGDREAIRDVLFAAASLSRM, from the coding sequence ATGAGGGGCATCGAGGCGCACGACAGTTACGGCGAGCAGCCGGACCCGGAGGACCACAACGGCCGGGCGGGCCCCCACAAGGACACCCCGCCCCCGGAGAACGGCCCGGGCGGACCGTCGGGCCCGGAACCCCCCGAGCCCAGCACCTCCCGCGCCCCCGACGAACCCCCGCGCATACCCATGCCACGCTCGTCCGTCGAGGACACGGGCCTCCCGCTCCCCGAGCCGGCCCCGGCCCCCCTCTTCCTCGAACACCGGGTGCTGAAGGCCCTGCTCGGAGCCTGGGCCCTGGCCGCCTGCTCGCCCGAGGAAGCGGCGGCCGTCGAGGACCACCTGGGCACCTGCGGCGCGTGCGCGGACGAGGCCCTGCGCCTGCGCGACGCGGTGGGCCTCCTGCACCCGCCGGAGAGCCTCGACCTGGACCCCACCCTCCGCACCCGCGTCCTGGAGAGTTGCCTGGACCGCCGCCCGCCCCGCATCCCGGTCCCCGAATGGGCAACTCCGTACGACGCGGAGACGGCCCGCCTGGACGCACTCCTGCAGGACATCGGCGACGCGGAGTGGCACGCTCCCGTACGCCTGCGCTGGTTCGAGGGCGACGAACAGACCAGCCGCCGCACCACCGTCGCGGGCGTGATCGCCCACCTCCTGACCGTGGACGGCCTGGTAGCCCTGACCCTGGGCCTGGACGACCCCCTGGAAGCCCCCGCAGAGACCCCCACCCCCGCGGCCCGCACAGAAGCCTTCTGGACCACCTCGCACTTCCCGCCCACCCGTTCCGTACGAGCCCCCTGGCGCGAGCAGGCCCACAACCTCGTCCGCACGGTCGCCTTCGCGGGCGGCGGCTCCGGCCGCCTCCCGGTCTCATACGGCGCCTTCGAACTCCCCCTGCGGGACTCGATGCTGGACCGCGCCTTCGAGACCTGGGTCCACGCGGGAGACATCGCCGAGGCGGTCGACTACCCCTACGAACCGCCGTCGCCCCGCCACCTGCACGCCATGATCGACCTGGGCGCCCGTATGCTCCCCACGGCCCTGGCCGCCCGCCGCCAGGCCGGCCTCGCCGCCCCCGGCCAGACCCGCCACCTGGTCCCGGCCGGCACCCCAGGCCGCAGCCTCCGCCTGGAGATCGAGGGCGTGGGCGGCGGCGAATGGCTCATCCCCCTGGACTCCCCCGCCGCCCTGCCCTCCCCCGACCACGAGGTGGCACACATAGCCCTGGACGGCGTCGAGTTCTGCCAACTGGCCGCAGGCCACGTGCCACCCGAGGAAGCAGCGGCGGGCCAGCTAGGAGACCGCGAGGCGATCAGAGACGTCCTCTTCGCAGCAGCGTCACTGAGCCGCATGTAG
- a CDS encoding transcriptional regulator: MAARPLVARQPNERLQALIQEAGCSNAGLARRVNMCGAEHGLDLRYDKTSVARWLRGQQPRGRAPAIIAEALGRKLGRTVTIDEIGMANGKNLASGVGLQFSPTVLGAIEQVCELWRSDVGRRDFLSGSSVAASALVEPSRDWLISSPDAQVSRAAGPRVGQSDVAAVSAMTQALVDLDHQYGSGHVRPVVVHYLNSVVSGLLAGSYREAVGRELFAAVARLTELAGYMAVDTGQPGLAQRYYIQALRLAQAAGDRGYGGYVLAASMSHLAAQLGNPREIAQLARAAQEGARGRVTPRAESMFHAAEARGHALMGDARSAQAASGRAVAALDQADPDSGDDPRWIAHFDEAYLADELAHCHRDLGQSEAAARCAQESLAGHPETRARRRAIGYVLLATAQVQQREVEQACHTGLRAVELLGTLRSNRGAEYLDDFQQRLEPYRDEPVVREFGARMDLQAAA, translated from the coding sequence ATGGCCGCAAGGCCTCTCGTCGCGCGGCAGCCGAACGAACGACTGCAGGCGCTCATCCAGGAAGCGGGCTGTTCCAACGCAGGGCTGGCCCGCCGGGTCAACATGTGCGGCGCGGAGCACGGTCTCGATCTGCGCTACGACAAGACGTCCGTGGCGCGCTGGCTGCGAGGACAGCAGCCGCGCGGCCGGGCGCCCGCGATCATCGCCGAGGCGCTCGGCCGCAAACTGGGCCGGACGGTCACGATCGACGAGATCGGCATGGCGAACGGCAAGAACCTCGCCTCCGGTGTGGGGCTGCAGTTCTCACCGACCGTCCTCGGGGCGATCGAGCAGGTCTGCGAGCTGTGGCGCAGCGACGTGGGGCGGCGGGACTTCCTGTCCGGCTCGTCCGTCGCGGCCTCCGCGCTCGTCGAGCCGAGCCGGGACTGGCTGATCTCCTCACCGGACGCGCAGGTGTCGCGTGCGGCCGGGCCGCGGGTCGGGCAGTCCGACGTGGCGGCGGTGAGCGCGATGACCCAGGCGCTGGTCGACCTCGACCACCAGTACGGCAGCGGGCACGTACGCCCGGTCGTCGTGCACTACCTGAACAGTGTCGTCTCCGGGCTGCTGGCGGGCTCGTACCGGGAAGCGGTCGGGCGTGAACTCTTCGCGGCGGTCGCGCGGTTGACGGAGCTGGCCGGCTACATGGCGGTCGACACCGGACAGCCGGGGCTCGCGCAGCGGTACTACATCCAGGCGCTGCGGCTCGCACAGGCGGCGGGCGACCGCGGGTACGGCGGGTACGTGCTCGCCGCTTCCATGAGCCACCTGGCGGCGCAGCTCGGGAATCCGCGGGAGATCGCGCAGTTGGCGCGGGCGGCGCAGGAGGGGGCGCGCGGGCGGGTCACACCGCGCGCGGAGTCGATGTTCCACGCCGCGGAGGCTCGGGGGCATGCGTTGATGGGCGACGCGCGCTCGGCACAGGCGGCGTCCGGGCGCGCCGTGGCGGCGCTGGACCAGGCCGATCCGGACTCCGGCGACGACCCGCGGTGGATCGCGCACTTCGACGAGGCGTATCTGGCCGACGAGTTGGCGCATTGTCACCGTGACCTCGGGCAGTCGGAGGCGGCCGCGCGATGCGCGCAGGAGTCCCTCGCCGGGCACCCCGAGACGCGTGCGAGGCGCCGCGCCATCGGGTACGTACTGCTGGCCACCGCACAGGTCCAGCAGCGCGAGGTCGAGCAGGCCTGCCACACGGGTCTGCGCGCGGTCGAACTGCTCGGCACGCTGCGGTCCAACCGCGGGGCGGAGTATCTGGACGACTTCCAACAGCGCCTGGAGCCCTACCGGGACGAGCCGGTGGTACGGGAGTTCGGGGCGCGCATGGACCTGCAGGCGGCGGCCTGA
- a CDS encoding STAS domain-containing protein — MTLRVTDGEQRGWVVLRVSGEMDLVTSPVLRQRVHDAVADGRHSVVLDLSGVLFCDSSGVGVLIATRRLLRSCQGRLRLILPAQGAVDGSHVNRVLGALGVRRLFDVYPDVDAAVDDEPDSLSA, encoded by the coding sequence GTGACGCTCAGGGTGACCGACGGCGAGCAGCGCGGCTGGGTCGTGCTCCGGGTGTCGGGCGAGATGGATCTGGTGACGTCACCGGTGCTGCGGCAGCGCGTGCACGACGCCGTGGCCGACGGGCGGCACAGCGTTGTCCTCGATCTCTCCGGAGTCCTGTTCTGCGACTCCAGTGGTGTGGGGGTGCTGATCGCGACCCGGCGGCTCCTCCGCTCCTGTCAGGGGCGCCTCCGCTTGATCCTTCCCGCGCAGGGCGCCGTGGACGGATCCCACGTCAACAGGGTGCTGGGTGCCCTCGGTGTGCGCCGGCTCTTCGACGTGTATCCCGATGTCGACGCCGCCGTCGACGACGAACCGGATTCCCTGTCGGCGTGA
- a CDS encoding ABC transporter substrate-binding protein codes for MTGRRRTRTFLPAHHRPAKARALSAGALAACASIAVGCGVVPGTTGGSGDDPITVMTWAPEETKATNKPGMPAMALAYARWINSKGGINGRKLNVLTCNDHNDTVSAANCARRAVDENVVAVVGSYSQHARSFFSPLEAAGIPYLGGYGVTDDEFTSPLSYPVNGGQPALLAGLGQQLAKNCGPVTLVRPDTIAGDELPVLLDSGLSAEGHSAAVDQRAAEDATEYSNHADQALRRVTADPTEEGCVVPALGDRTDTFMDSFRRAREAYPTVRTASVLGSVDQSVIDATGSAYEGSYVTGWYPASRDKRWKPMRAVIREEAFGDNRIDESDPGVQTTWVAYTVLKKAVESLGDGEVSSRTLRRTLDDGLKINTGGLTPTLSWSFDDLTAASGFPRLVNSDVSFQVVRKGQLVSARKGFVNVSKVLEDTEAS; via the coding sequence ATGACCGGCAGGCGACGCACCCGCACCTTCCTCCCCGCCCACCATCGTCCCGCCAAGGCCAGAGCGCTGTCCGCGGGCGCGTTGGCGGCGTGTGCGTCGATAGCCGTCGGATGCGGTGTCGTCCCCGGTACCACGGGGGGTTCCGGGGACGACCCGATCACGGTCATGACGTGGGCACCCGAGGAGACCAAGGCGACCAACAAGCCGGGCATGCCCGCCATGGCGCTGGCGTACGCGCGCTGGATCAACTCCAAGGGCGGCATCAACGGCCGCAAGCTCAACGTCCTCACCTGCAACGACCACAACGACACGGTGTCCGCCGCCAACTGCGCCCGCCGCGCGGTCGACGAGAACGTCGTCGCGGTCGTCGGCTCGTACAGCCAGCACGCCCGCTCCTTCTTCTCCCCGCTGGAAGCCGCCGGCATCCCGTATCTCGGCGGGTACGGCGTCACCGACGACGAGTTCACCAGCCCGCTCTCCTACCCGGTCAACGGCGGCCAGCCCGCCCTCCTGGCCGGCCTCGGACAGCAGCTCGCCAAGAACTGCGGCCCCGTCACCCTCGTACGCCCCGACACGATCGCCGGCGACGAGCTGCCCGTCCTGCTCGACTCCGGCCTGAGCGCCGAGGGGCATTCGGCCGCCGTCGACCAGCGGGCCGCCGAGGACGCCACGGAGTACTCGAACCACGCCGACCAGGCCCTGCGGCGGGTCACGGCGGATCCGACGGAGGAGGGATGTGTGGTGCCCGCGCTCGGGGACCGCACGGACACCTTCATGGACTCGTTCCGGCGTGCCCGCGAGGCGTACCCGACGGTGCGGACGGCGTCCGTGCTGGGCAGCGTCGACCAGTCGGTGATCGACGCGACGGGCAGCGCGTACGAGGGCTCGTACGTCACCGGCTGGTACCCGGCGTCGCGCGACAAGCGGTGGAAGCCGATGCGCGCGGTCATCCGCGAGGAGGCCTTCGGCGACAACCGGATCGACGAGTCCGACCCCGGGGTGCAGACGACCTGGGTCGCCTACACGGTGCTGAAGAAGGCCGTCGAGTCGCTGGGCGACGGCGAGGTGTCCTCTCGGACGCTCAGGCGGACGCTCGACGACGGCCTGAAGATCAACACGGGCGGGCTGACACCGACGCTCAGCTGGAGCTTCGACGATCTCACCGCGGCGAGCGGCTTCCCCCGGCTGGTCAACTCGGACGTGTCGTTCCAGGTGGTGCGCAAGGGCCAACTGGTCTCGGCCCGCAAGGGGTTCGTGAACGTGTCCAAGGTGCTGGAGGACACGGAAGCGTCCTGA
- a CDS encoding amidohydrolase family protein, whose translation MTELPRIISVDDHVIEPANLFETWLPKKYQDRGPKPLTAGIGELAYVAGKYQITMDPDGPPTDWWIYEDLKFPYKRNIAAVGFDRDEMTLEGITRAEMRPGCWDPVERLKDMDANHVEGSLCFPTFPRFCGQTFAEAHDKEVALACVRAYNDFMVEEWCGGSGGRLIPLCIIPLWDIDLAVAEIRHNAARGVRAVTFSEIPTHLGLPSIHSGYWDPFFAVCQETGTVVNMHIGSSSQMPAASPDAPPAVQASLSFNNAMASMMDFLFSGVLVKFPQLKLAYSEGQMGWIPYALERADDVWEEHRAWGGVRDLIPEPPSTYYYRQIFCCFFRDKHGVASLDVVGRDNATFETDYPHVDSTFPHTKEVALDHMKGLDDETVYKLMRGNAIRMLGLDLDK comes from the coding sequence ATGACCGAACTGCCCCGCATCATCAGCGTCGACGACCATGTGATCGAGCCCGCGAACCTCTTCGAGACCTGGCTGCCGAAGAAGTACCAGGACCGCGGCCCCAAGCCGCTGACGGCCGGGATCGGTGAACTCGCCTATGTGGCGGGCAAGTACCAGATCACGATGGACCCGGACGGGCCGCCGACCGACTGGTGGATCTACGAGGACCTGAAGTTCCCGTACAAGCGCAACATCGCCGCCGTCGGCTTCGACCGGGATGAAATGACGCTTGAAGGAATCACGCGCGCGGAGATGCGGCCCGGCTGCTGGGACCCCGTCGAGCGGCTCAAGGACATGGACGCGAACCACGTAGAGGGTTCGCTCTGCTTCCCGACCTTCCCGCGGTTCTGCGGGCAGACCTTCGCCGAGGCGCACGACAAGGAGGTCGCGCTGGCCTGCGTGCGCGCGTACAACGACTTCATGGTCGAGGAGTGGTGCGGAGGCAGCGGGGGGCGGCTGATCCCGCTGTGCATCATTCCGCTCTGGGACATCGACCTCGCGGTCGCCGAGATCCGGCACAACGCCGCCCGGGGCGTGCGGGCCGTGACCTTCTCCGAGATCCCGACCCATCTGGGGCTGCCGTCCATCCACTCCGGCTACTGGGACCCGTTCTTCGCGGTCTGCCAGGAGACCGGCACGGTCGTCAACATGCACATCGGCAGCAGCAGCCAGATGCCCGCCGCCTCCCCGGACGCCCCGCCCGCCGTCCAGGCCTCGCTCAGTTTCAACAACGCCATGGCCTCGATGATGGACTTCCTGTTCAGCGGCGTGCTCGTGAAGTTCCCGCAGCTCAAACTGGCCTACTCCGAAGGGCAGATGGGCTGGATCCCGTACGCCCTGGAGCGCGCCGACGACGTGTGGGAGGAGCACCGGGCCTGGGGCGGGGTCAGGGACCTGATCCCCGAGCCGCCGTCCACCTACTACTACCGGCAGATCTTCTGCTGCTTCTTCCGCGACAAGCACGGCGTCGCGTCGCTGGACGTGGTGGGCCGGGACAACGCGACCTTCGAGACCGACTACCCGCACGTCGACTCGACCTTCCCGCACACCAAGGAGGTCGCCCTCGACCACATGAAGGGCCTCGACGACGAGACCGTCTACAAGCTGATGCGCGGCAACGCCATCCGCATGCTCGGCCTGGACCTCGACAAGTAA
- the purU gene encoding formyltetrahydrofolate deformylase, with translation MNEQSVSEQYVLTLSCPDKQGIVHAVSSYLFMTGCNIEDSQQFGDHDTGLFFMRVHFSAESPVTVEKLRASFAAIGDSFQMEWQIHRAEDRMRVVLMVSKFGHCLNDLLFRARIGALPVEIAAVVSNHTEFAELVASYDVPFHHIPVTKDNKAQAEAQLLELVREQGVELVVLARYMQVLSDDLCKQLSGRIINIHHSFLPSFKGAKPYHQAHVRGVKLIGATAHYVTADLDEGPIIEQEVERVGHQVTPEQLVAVGRDVECQALARAVKWHAERRILLNGRRTVVFD, from the coding sequence ATGAACGAGCAGTCCGTGTCCGAGCAGTACGTCCTTACGCTCTCCTGTCCTGACAAGCAGGGCATCGTGCACGCCGTGTCGAGTTATCTCTTCATGACCGGGTGCAACATCGAGGACAGTCAGCAGTTCGGTGACCATGACACGGGGCTGTTCTTCATGCGGGTCCACTTCTCGGCGGAGTCGCCGGTGACGGTGGAAAAGCTGCGGGCCAGCTTCGCGGCGATCGGTGACTCCTTCCAGATGGAGTGGCAGATCCACCGGGCCGAGGACAGGATGCGGGTCGTGCTGATGGTCAGCAAGTTCGGGCACTGCCTGAACGATCTGCTGTTCCGGGCGCGGATCGGGGCGCTTCCCGTCGAGATTGCGGCTGTGGTCTCCAATCACACGGAGTTTGCTGAACTTGTGGCTTCGTATGATGTGCCTTTTCATCATATTCCGGTCACCAAGGACAACAAGGCGCAGGCCGAGGCGCAGTTGCTGGAGCTGGTGCGGGAGCAGGGCGTCGAGCTGGTCGTGCTCGCGCGGTACATGCAGGTGCTCTCCGATGATCTCTGCAAGCAGTTGAGCGGGCGGATCATCAACATCCATCACTCGTTCCTGCCGAGCTTCAAGGGCGCGAAGCCGTACCACCAGGCGCACGTTCGCGGTGTGAAGCTGATCGGTGCCACCGCGCACTATGTGACTGCCGATCTTGATGAGGGGCCGATCATCGAGCAGGAGGTCGAGCGGGTGGGGCACCAGGTCACGCCGGAGCAGCTTGTCGCTGTGGGGCGTGATGTGGAGTGTCAGGCGCTCGCCCGGGCCGTGAAGTGGCATGCGGAGCGGCGGATTCTGTTGAACGGGCGGCGGACCGTCGTCTTCGACTGA
- a CDS encoding sigma-70 family RNA polymerase sigma factor, giving the protein MTKKDAPPRWDRKMQQRLARGEAAALGEFYDRFASLVHGLAHRVLGDDRAADGVTREVFAHVWENPEAYDPKQGPLRSWVATLTHRLAVQRLRATETAALAHDGSGSTEELERKVRRASVAARADYIVTSMPAPLRAALELAYFQRRDYRQTAADLGVTEDEARRRLRLGLQLLSTAHDTGRSGGAR; this is encoded by the coding sequence ATGACCAAGAAGGACGCGCCGCCCCGCTGGGACCGCAAGATGCAGCAGCGGCTCGCACGCGGGGAGGCGGCCGCGCTCGGTGAGTTCTACGACCGATTCGCTTCGCTCGTGCACGGCCTCGCCCATCGCGTGCTCGGAGACGACCGGGCCGCCGACGGCGTCACACGCGAGGTCTTCGCCCATGTCTGGGAGAACCCCGAGGCGTACGACCCCAAACAGGGCCCCCTGCGTTCCTGGGTCGCCACGCTGACCCACCGCCTCGCCGTGCAGCGTCTGCGCGCGACGGAGACCGCGGCGCTCGCCCACGACGGCTCGGGCAGCACCGAGGAGCTGGAGCGCAAGGTCCGCCGCGCCTCGGTGGCCGCCCGCGCCGACTACATCGTCACGTCGATGCCCGCCCCGCTGCGCGCGGCCCTGGAACTCGCCTACTTCCAGCGCCGCGACTACCGCCAGACCGCCGCCGACCTCGGCGTCACCGAGGACGAGGCCCGCCGCCGGCTGCGCCTGGGCCTCCAGCTCCTGTCCACGGCCCACGACACGGGCCGGTCCGGGGGTGCCCGATGA
- a CDS encoding EF-hand domain-containing protein, translating to MVSTEYERKIAARFATFDQDGNGYIDREDFNAATKALLAEFGTTARSDKGQALYIGAEAFWQGMAGIADRDGDQRITREEFVGGAVKRLRDNPDRFAEIARPFLDAALAIADGDGDTAATVDEIARALKALGAPETVATAAAGALDTEADGRVTEPEIVSAFARYFTVPE from the coding sequence ATGGTCAGCACCGAGTACGAGCGAAAGATCGCCGCCCGGTTCGCCACCTTCGATCAGGACGGCAACGGCTATATCGACCGCGAGGACTTCAACGCGGCGACCAAGGCGCTGCTCGCCGAGTTCGGCACGACGGCCCGGTCCGACAAGGGCCAGGCCCTCTACATCGGCGCGGAGGCCTTCTGGCAGGGCATGGCCGGAATAGCGGACCGGGACGGCGACCAGCGGATCACCCGCGAGGAGTTCGTGGGCGGCGCGGTGAAGCGGCTGCGGGACAACCCCGACCGCTTCGCCGAGATCGCCCGCCCCTTCCTGGACGCGGCGCTCGCCATCGCGGACGGCGACGGGGACACGGCGGCGACCGTCGACGAGATCGCGCGGGCCCTCAAGGCCCTCGGCGCGCCCGAGACCGTCGCCACCGCCGCGGCCGGTGCGCTCGACACGGAAGCCGACGGCCGGGTCACCGAGCCGGAGATCGTGAGCGCCTTCGCCCGCTACTTCACGGTGCCCGAATAG
- a CDS encoding bifunctional DNA primase/polymerase, with the protein MEETIAGTETAQIPKQRGESLQDIAVRYAEERHWDVFPGTWLEAADGVQRCSCGEPSCAVPGAHPAREDWATQATGSATVARRLWAKQPSASILLPTGRTFDAIDVPETSGFLALARMRRMELTLGPVTCTPDRRMQFFVLPGAAVKVPDLVRKLGWPLVSLDLNVLGEGTYVAAPPTRFGARGAVQWACRPTPANRWLPDAEELISPLAYACGRDARR; encoded by the coding sequence GTGGAAGAGACGATCGCAGGCACCGAGACCGCCCAGATCCCGAAGCAGCGAGGCGAATCGCTGCAGGACATCGCCGTGCGCTATGCCGAGGAGCGCCATTGGGACGTGTTCCCAGGCACTTGGCTGGAAGCTGCCGACGGGGTGCAGCGCTGCTCGTGCGGTGAGCCCTCGTGCGCCGTGCCCGGCGCGCATCCGGCGCGTGAGGACTGGGCGACGCAGGCCACGGGCAGTGCAACCGTCGCGCGTCGGCTGTGGGCGAAGCAGCCGTCGGCGTCGATCCTGTTGCCCACGGGGCGGACGTTCGACGCGATCGACGTCCCCGAGACCTCGGGGTTTCTCGCGCTCGCCCGGATGAGGCGGATGGAGCTGACGCTCGGCCCCGTGACGTGTACGCCGGATCGGCGGATGCAGTTCTTCGTGTTGCCGGGTGCCGCCGTGAAGGTGCCCGATCTTGTGCGGAAGCTCGGGTGGCCGCTTGTTTCTCTTGATCTGAATGTGCTGGGCGAAGGTACGTATGTGGCTGCGCCGCCCACGCGGTTCGGGGCTCGGGGGGCCGTGCAGTGGGCCTGTCGGCCGACTCCGGCGAATCGGTGGCTGCCGGATGCGGAGGAGTTGATCTCGCCCTTGGCCTACGCCTGCGGGCGGGACGCTCGTCGGTAG
- a CDS encoding class I adenylate-forming enzyme family protein, which translates to MTTDTAHALGASRTFWELVERRAALTPDRPVLLQDDRTLTFEELRAGAERTAAGLHDLGVRPGTVVAWQLPTRIETVLLAMALARLGAVQSPVIPFYRDREVAFAVRESGAAHFAVPGEWRGFDHTAMAERIEAPGIFEAYDSLPEGNPSALPPPPTTGTDVRWIYWTSGTTSDPKGVLHTDRSLIAGGSCLAHALHLSADDIGSIAFPFAHIGGPDYLVMLLLYGFPAVLFEKFALPDALEGYRKHGVTVAGGSTAFYSMFLAEQRKQPDSRLIPTLRLLAGGGAPKPPEIHHAVVREMGVQLTHGYGMTEVPMITMGSPDDSVDNLATTEGRPPEGMEIRIVDGEVRLRGEAVCQGYLDPAQTAQAFDEDGFLITGDLGRLTPSGHLVLTGRLKDVIIRKGENISAKEIEDLLHRHPAVGDVAVIGLPDPERGERVCAVIEQPPDAPRLTLSAAADYLRAEGLSVHKLPEQLEVVDALPRNETLRKVLKYKLRERYSGTVK; encoded by the coding sequence ATGACGACGGACACCGCACACGCACTGGGCGCCTCCCGCACCTTCTGGGAACTCGTCGAGCGCCGCGCCGCGCTCACCCCCGACCGCCCCGTCCTCCTCCAGGACGACCGCACGCTCACCTTCGAGGAGCTGCGCGCGGGCGCGGAGCGGACCGCGGCCGGCCTCCACGACCTGGGCGTACGCCCCGGCACGGTGGTCGCCTGGCAGTTGCCGACCCGCATCGAGACGGTCCTGCTCGCGATGGCCCTGGCCCGGCTCGGGGCGGTCCAGTCCCCGGTGATCCCCTTCTACCGGGACCGCGAAGTCGCCTTCGCCGTACGGGAGTCGGGGGCCGCTCATTTCGCCGTACCGGGCGAGTGGCGCGGCTTCGACCACACGGCGATGGCCGAACGCATAGAAGCACCCGGCATCTTCGAGGCGTACGACTCCCTACCCGAAGGGAACCCATCCGCCCTCCCCCCGCCCCCAACCACCGGCACGGACGTGCGCTGGATCTACTGGACCTCGGGGACGACGTCCGACCCCAAGGGCGTACTGCACACGGACCGTTCGCTGATCGCCGGCGGCTCCTGCCTGGCCCACGCGCTGCATCTGTCGGCCGACGACATCGGCTCGATCGCGTTCCCCTTCGCGCACATAGGCGGCCCCGACTACCTGGTCATGCTGCTGCTGTACGGGTTCCCGGCGGTCCTCTTCGAGAAGTTCGCGCTGCCGGACGCCCTGGAGGGCTATCGCAAGCACGGGGTGACGGTGGCGGGCGGCTCGACGGCGTTCTACTCGATGTTCCTGGCCGAACAGCGCAAGCAGCCGGACAGCAGACTCATCCCCACCCTGCGCCTCCTCGCGGGCGGCGGCGCACCGAAGCCGCCCGAGATCCACCACGCCGTCGTACGGGAGATGGGCGTCCAGCTGACCCACGGATACGGCATGACCGAGGTCCCGATGATCACGATGGGCTCGCCCGACGACTCGGTGGACAACCTCGCGACGACCGAGGGAAGGCCCCCGGAGGGCATGGAGATCCGGATCGTGGACGGAGAGGTACGCCTGCGCGGAGAGGCCGTCTGCCAGGGCTATCTGGACCCGGCCCAGACGGCGCAGGCCTTCGACGAGGACGGTTTCCTGATCACGGGAGACCTCGGCCGCCTCACACCCTCCGGCCATCTCGTCCTGACGGGCCGTCTGAAGGACGTCATCATCCGCAAGGGAGAGAACATCTCGGCGAAGGAGATAGAGGACCTGCTGCACCGCCACCCGGCGGTCGGCGACGTAGCGGTGATAGGCCTGCCGGACCCCGAACGCGGCGAGCGGGTCTGCGCGGTGATCGAACAGCCGCCTGACGCCCCTCGGTTGACCCTCTCCGCCGCAGCCGACTACCTACGCGCGGAAGGGCTGTCCGTGCACAAGCTGCCGGAGCAGCTGGAGGTGGTGGACGCCCTTCCGCGCAACGAGACCCTGCGGAAGGTGCTCAAGTACAAGCTCAGGGAACGCTATTCGGGCACCGTGAAGTAG